One window of the Nocardia terpenica genome contains the following:
- a CDS encoding esterase/lipase family protein, which produces MRRLPGTMLIMAVLTTLWLGSATTARAEYPVAYNFFAGIPDELAHPGGSLPGSNDRSCRPSAAHPDPVVLVHGTGGGAQTNWGAYVPLLANAGYCVFALTYGAYDLPWPISAIGGMQPIESSAAQLAAFVDRVRAETGAARVDLIGHSQGNIVGNYYIKRLGGAGRVHAFVAIAAPWLGTDAFSLGELTAFTRQLGVGPQFEAAAGALCHACAQMLKGSDFMRGLLADGVYDPSVTYTNIETRYDELVVPPSIALVPGPRTTNVLVQDGCPADLTEHAGIAGSARAAAFARNALDPAHPVPVPCHPALPLVGG; this is translated from the coding sequence ATGCGTCGACTGCCGGGAACGATGCTGATCATGGCCGTCCTGACCACGCTGTGGCTCGGATCGGCGACGACGGCCCGGGCGGAGTATCCGGTCGCCTACAACTTCTTCGCCGGAATCCCGGACGAGCTCGCGCATCCCGGCGGCTCGCTGCCGGGCTCGAACGACCGGTCCTGCCGCCCGAGCGCCGCGCACCCCGATCCGGTGGTGCTCGTACACGGCACCGGCGGTGGGGCACAGACCAATTGGGGCGCGTACGTGCCGCTGCTCGCGAACGCCGGGTACTGCGTGTTCGCGCTCACCTACGGCGCCTACGACCTGCCGTGGCCGATCTCGGCCATCGGCGGCATGCAACCGATCGAATCGAGCGCCGCGCAGCTCGCGGCCTTCGTCGACCGGGTGCGAGCCGAGACCGGCGCGGCGCGGGTGGACCTGATCGGCCACTCCCAGGGCAACATCGTCGGCAACTACTACATCAAGCGGCTCGGCGGGGCGGGGCGGGTGCACGCCTTCGTCGCGATCGCCGCGCCGTGGCTGGGCACCGACGCCTTCTCACTCGGGGAACTCACCGCCTTCACCCGGCAGCTGGGGGTGGGCCCGCAGTTCGAGGCGGCCGCGGGCGCGCTGTGCCACGCCTGCGCGCAGATGCTGAAGGGCTCGGACTTCATGCGCGGGCTGCTGGCCGACGGGGTGTACGACCCGAGTGTGACCTACACCAATATCGAGACCCGCTACGACGAGCTGGTGGTGCCGCCCTCGATCGCGCTGGTGCCGGGCCCGCGCACCACGAATGTGCTGGTCCAGGACGGATGCCCGGCCGATCTGACCGAGCACGCGGGCATCGCGGGCAGCGCCCGCGCGGCGGCGTTCGCGCGCAACGCCCTCGACCCGGCGCATCCGGTGCCGGTCCCCTGTCACCCGGCGCTGCCGCTCGTCGGCGGGTAG